Proteins encoded together in one Urocitellus parryii isolate mUroPar1 chromosome 3, mUroPar1.hap1, whole genome shotgun sequence window:
- the Lhx5 gene encoding LIM/homeobox protein Lhx5, which yields MMVHCAGCERPILDRFLLNVLDRAWHIKCVQCCECKTNLSEKCFSREGKLYCKNDFFRRFGTKCAGCAQGISPSDLVRKARSKVFHLNCFTCMVCNKQLSTGEELYVIDENKFVCKDDYLSSSSLKEGSLNSVSSCTDRSLSPDLQDPLQDDPKETDNSTSSDKETANNENEEQNSGTKRRGPRTTIKAKQLETLKAAFAATPKPTRHIREQLAQETGLNMRVIQVWFQNRRSKERRMKQLSALGARRHAFFRSPRRMRPLGGRLDESEMLGSTPYTYYGDYQGDYYAPGSNYDFFAHGPPSQAQSPADSSFLAASGPGSTPLGALEPPLAGPHAADNPRFTDMISHPDTPSPEPGLPGALHPMPGEVFSGGPSPPFPMSGTSGYSGPLSHPNPELNEAAVW from the exons ATGATGGTGCACTGTGCCGGTTGCGAGCGGCCCATCCTCGACCGCTTTCTGCTGAACGTGCTGGACCGCGCGTGGCACATCAAATGTGTTCAGTGCTGCGAGTGCAAAACCAACCTCTCGGAGAAGTGCTTCTCGCGCGAGGGCAAGCTCTACTGCAAAAATGACTTCTTCAG GCGTTTTGGCACAAAGTGTGCAGGATGCGCACAGGGCATCTCCCCCAGCGACCTGGTGCGAAAAGCCCGGAGCAAAGTCTTCCACCTCAACTGCTTCACCTGCATGGTGTGCAACAAGCAGCTGTCCACGGGTGAAGAGCTCTACGTCATCGATGAGAACAAGTTTGTGTGCAAAGATGACTACCTGAGCTCCTCCAGCCTCAAGGAGGGCAGCCTCAACTCGG TGTCATCCTGTACGGACCGCAGTTTGTCCCCGGACCTCCAGGACCCCCTGCAGGACGACCCCAAGGAGACGGACAACTCGACCTCGTCGGACAAAGAGACGGCCAACAACGAGAACGAGGAGCAGAACTCGGGCACCAAGCGGCGCGGCCCGCGCACCACCATCAAAGCCAAACAGCTGGAGACGCTCAAGGCAGCCTTCGCCGCCACGCCCAAGCCCACACGCCACATCCGCGAGCAGCTGGCTCAGGAGACTGGACTCAACATGCGTGTCATCCAG GTGTGGTTTCAGAACCGACGGTCCAAAGAACGCCGGATGAAACAGCTGAGCGCGCTGGGCGCCCGGAGACACGCCTTCTTCCGGAGTCCACGGCGCATGCGTCCGCTGGGGGGCCGCTTGGACGAGTCCGAGATGTTGGGGTCCACCCCGTACACCTACTATGGAG ACTACCAAGGCGACTACTACGCGCCGGGAAGCAACTACGACTTCTTCGCGCACGGCCCGCCGTCGCAGGCGCAGTCCCCGGCCGACTCGAGCTTCCTGGCTGCCTCGGGGCCCGGCTCGACGCCGCTGGGCGCGCTGGAGCCGCCGCTCGCCGGCCCGCACGCCGCCGACAACCCCAGGTTCACCGACATGATCTCGCACCCGGACACGCCGAGCCCCGAGCCGGGGCTGCCCGGCGCGCTGCACCCCATGCCCGGCGAGGTGTTCAGCGGCGGGCCCAGCCCGCCCTTCCCCATGAGCGGCACCAGCGGCTACAGCGGACCCCTGTCGCATCCTAACCCCGAGCTCAACGAGGCCGCCGTGTGGTAA